One Desulfovibrio fairfieldensis genomic window carries:
- a CDS encoding DEAD/DEAH box helicase, translating to MSRSEQSVVREMCQAFLHDSVPEYIRDAAYYILSEGGVQKINIQEGETWDVQGVIQGEDLQVYTPSLSFTITDRSTRHQCNCSDAFTGICRHVAALALRLIEELRKEQGDPEETPSPTTDWKQSFRNFFSTDMEPEPGRHYLIFRFAPEQGRLLVSFFRGRQNKSGLSSVHNEVTLEQIIQNPDWCEFSPQLPHVARQIGQHLDYYGHRVEIPDGLTSWFFWSVRKEYYLLWKDTDKPCRIESTPFALKLKPNLDDAGFSFEVLLKREGRPPLPIRAGNSAGQGVSGQANLEDAPITFHGQMPLWVCYQHNFYPVQTGLYPSLVRNLIYERPVVPHEEISEFLDRVWTRLPASELYEPQEFLKLMEPVFQPATYNPKLFLDEEGSLLTLEIDNIYETKHGEFTLNGPNPDFQTGSYSYDGQTCLVRRHQDEEAQLMNELSGMDFQARSSKLWFLEPEEAIAFLLDSYPKLVESYRVYGERALSRYKMRTAKSTITAQVTSNEKEKWFSLDISVDYEGQTLPLEKIWKAWSRGKRYVQLKDGSYTSLPEAWLEKLSHKLTALGLDPSKPPQQKFKQFEAPVLDSLLEDLPGAATDSFWNNLREKIRSFREVRPIDPPKGLDANLRAYQAQGLSYLNFLSEYGFGGILADEMGLGKTVQTLAFIQYMVESHYEGPNLIVVPTSVLPNWEREAEKFVPGLKRLTIYGTRREGMFKHIAGSDLIITTYALLRRDLEEMEKYEFNTVILDEAQNIKNPNTITARAVRRINARMRLCLSGTPIENNLFELWSLFEFLMPGFLGSQHAFQRGIVKPIKDGDAETLDYLRTRVRPFILRRTKAEVAKDLPPKVESVTCCALEEAQAELYAALARKLRAQVLADVDQKGLAKSQMSILDALLKLRQICCHPRLLKMDLPGFSNNLPSGKFDAFKDMVLEIVEGGHKVLVFSQFVQMLQIIKQWLEFSQVPFCYLDGASKDRFDQVDRFNNSPDIPIFLISLKAGGTGLNLTSADYVIHYDPWWNPAVESQATDRTHRIGQTRQVFSYKLICQNTVEEKILKLQEAKRGVAEAIIPGQDTWKSLTREDLEMLFEV from the coding sequence GGGGTGCAAAAAATAAATATTCAGGAAGGCGAGACCTGGGACGTGCAGGGCGTGATCCAGGGGGAAGATCTCCAGGTCTATACGCCGAGCCTGAGTTTCACCATCACGGACCGCAGCACGCGCCACCAGTGCAACTGCTCGGACGCCTTCACCGGCATCTGCCGGCATGTGGCGGCTCTGGCCCTGCGCCTCATTGAAGAGCTGCGCAAGGAACAGGGCGACCCCGAGGAAACCCCCTCGCCCACCACGGACTGGAAGCAGAGCTTCCGGAATTTCTTCTCCACGGACATGGAACCCGAGCCGGGCCGCCATTACCTGATCTTCCGCTTCGCGCCGGAGCAGGGGCGGCTGCTGGTCTCCTTTTTCCGGGGCAGGCAGAACAAATCCGGGCTGTCCAGCGTGCACAACGAAGTGACCCTGGAGCAGATCATCCAGAACCCGGACTGGTGCGAATTTTCGCCCCAGCTGCCGCATGTGGCCCGCCAGATCGGCCAGCACCTCGACTATTACGGCCATCGGGTGGAGATCCCCGACGGCCTGACCTCCTGGTTTTTCTGGTCCGTGCGCAAGGAATATTACCTGCTCTGGAAGGATACGGACAAACCCTGCCGCATCGAAAGCACGCCCTTCGCCCTCAAGCTCAAGCCCAATCTGGACGATGCGGGTTTCAGCTTTGAAGTGCTGCTGAAACGCGAAGGCCGCCCGCCTCTGCCCATCCGCGCGGGCAATTCCGCCGGGCAGGGCGTCTCCGGGCAAGCCAACCTGGAGGACGCGCCCATCACCTTTCACGGCCAGATGCCGCTCTGGGTCTGCTACCAGCACAATTTCTACCCCGTGCAGACCGGGCTTTACCCGTCCCTGGTGCGCAACCTGATTTACGAGCGCCCGGTGGTGCCGCATGAGGAAATCTCGGAATTCCTGGACCGCGTCTGGACCCGCCTGCCCGCCTCGGAACTCTACGAGCCGCAGGAATTCCTCAAGCTCATGGAGCCGGTCTTCCAGCCCGCCACCTACAATCCCAAGCTCTTTCTGGACGAGGAAGGCAGCCTGCTGACCCTGGAAATCGACAACATCTACGAAACCAAGCACGGCGAATTCACGCTCAACGGGCCCAACCCGGATTTCCAGACCGGCAGCTACAGCTATGACGGCCAGACCTGTCTGGTGCGCCGCCATCAGGATGAGGAAGCCCAGCTCATGAACGAGCTTTCCGGCATGGACTTCCAGGCCCGTTCCAGCAAACTCTGGTTTCTGGAGCCGGAGGAAGCCATTGCCTTTCTGCTCGACTCCTACCCCAAGCTGGTGGAAAGCTACCGGGTCTACGGCGAACGCGCCCTCTCGCGCTACAAGATGCGCACGGCCAAGTCCACCATCACGGCCCAGGTGACCAGCAACGAAAAAGAAAAGTGGTTTTCCCTGGACATCAGCGTGGACTACGAGGGCCAGACCCTGCCCCTGGAAAAGATCTGGAAGGCCTGGTCGCGCGGCAAACGCTATGTGCAGCTCAAGGACGGCTCCTACACAAGCCTGCCCGAAGCCTGGCTGGAAAAGCTCTCGCACAAGCTCACGGCCCTGGGCCTGGACCCCAGCAAGCCCCCGCAGCAGAAATTCAAGCAGTTCGAGGCCCCGGTGCTGGACAGCCTGCTGGAAGACCTGCCCGGCGCGGCCACAGATTCCTTCTGGAACAATCTGCGCGAGAAAATCCGCTCCTTCCGCGAGGTGCGGCCCATCGACCCGCCCAAGGGCCTCGACGCCAATCTGCGCGCCTACCAGGCGCAGGGCCTGTCTTACCTGAACTTTCTTTCGGAATACGGTTTCGGCGGCATCCTGGCCGACGAAATGGGCCTGGGCAAGACCGTGCAGACCCTGGCCTTTATCCAGTACATGGTGGAAAGCCATTACGAAGGCCCCAACCTCATCGTGGTGCCCACCTCGGTGCTGCCCAACTGGGAGCGAGAAGCGGAAAAATTCGTGCCCGGCCTCAAGCGTCTGACCATCTACGGCACGCGGCGTGAGGGCATGTTCAAGCACATCGCGGGCTCGGACCTGATCATCACCACCTACGCGCTGTTGCGGCGCGATCTGGAGGAGATGGAAAAGTACGAGTTCAACACCGTGATTCTGGACGAAGCCCAGAACATCAAAAATCCCAACACCATCACGGCCCGCGCCGTGCGCCGGATCAACGCCCGCATGCGGTTGTGCCTCTCGGGCACGCCCATTGAGAACAATCTCTTCGAGCTCTGGTCCCTGTTCGAGTTCCTGATGCCCGGCTTCCTGGGCTCGCAGCACGCCTTCCAGCGCGGCATCGTCAAGCCCATCAAGGACGGCGACGCCGAAACCCTGGACTATCTGCGCACCCGCGTGCGGCCCTTTATCCTGCGCCGCACCAAGGCCGAGGTGGCCAAAGACCTGCCGCCCAAGGTGGAAAGCGTCACCTGCTGCGCCCTGGAAGAAGCCCAGGCCGAACTCTACGCGGCCCTGGCCCGCAAGCTGCGCGCTCAAGTGCTGGCCGATGTAGACCAGAAGGGCTTGGCCAAAAGCCAGATGTCCATTCTGGACGCCCTGCTCAAGCTGCGCCAGATCTGCTGCCACCCGCGCCTGCTCAAGATGGACCTGCCCGGCTTTTCCAATAATCTGCCCTCGGGCAAGTTCGACGCCTTCAAGGACATGGTCCTGGAAATAGTGGAAGGCGGGCACAAGGTGCTGGTCTTCTCCCAGTTCGTGCAGATGCTGCAAATCATCAAGCAGTGGCTGGAATTCTCGCAGGTGCCCTTCTGCTATCTGGACGGAGCCAGCAAGGACCGCTTTGATCAGGTGGACCGCTTCAACAACAGTCCGGACATCCCCATTTTCCTGATTTCGCTCAAGGCGGGCGGCACGGGCCTGAACCTGACCTCCGCCGACTACGTGATCCACTACGACCCGTGGTGGAACCCGGCGGTGGAAAGCCAGGCCACGGACCGCACCCACCGCATCGGCCAGACCCGCCAGGTCTTTTCCTACAAGCTGATCTGCCAGAACACGGTGGAGGAAAAGATCCTCAAGCTGCAGGAAGCCAAGCGCGGCGTGGCCGAAGCCATTATTCCGGGCCAGGACACCTGGAAGTCGCTGACCAGGGAAGATCTGGAAATGCTCTTCGAAGTTTAG